A portion of the Bubalus kerabau isolate K-KA32 ecotype Philippines breed swamp buffalo chromosome 1, PCC_UOA_SB_1v2, whole genome shotgun sequence genome contains these proteins:
- the KITLG gene encoding kit ligand isoform X5, protein MITLKYVPGMDVLPSHCWISEMVEQLSVSLTDLLDKFSNISEGLSNYSIIDKLVKIVDDLVECMEEHSFENVKKSSKSPEPRQFTPEKFFGIFNKSIDAFKDLEILASKMSECVISSTSSPEKDSRVSVTKPFMLPPVAASSLRNDSSSSNRKASNSIEDSSLQWAAVALPAFFSLVIGFAFGAFYWKKKQPNLTRTVENRQINEEDNEISMLQEKEREFQEV, encoded by the exons CCTAGTCATTGTTGGATAAGCGAGATGGTGGAACAACTGTCAGTCAGCTTGACTGATCTTCTGGacaagttttcaaatatttctgaagGCTTGAGTAATTATTCTATCATAGACAAACTTGTGAAAATAGTTGATGACCTTGTGGAGTGCATGGAAGAACACTCATTTGAG AATGTAAAAAAATCATCTAAGAGCCCAGAACCCAGGCAGTTTACTCCTGAGAAattctttggaatttttaataaatcCATCGATGCCTTCAAGGACTTGGAGATACTGGCTTCTAAAATGAGTGAATGTGTGATTTCTTCAACATCAAGTCCTGAAAAAG ATTCCAGAGTCAGTGTCACAAAACCATTTATGTTACCCCCTGTTGCAGCCAGCTCCCTTAGGAATGACAGCAGTAGCAGTAATA GGAAGGCCTCAAATTCCATTGAAGATTCCAGCCTACAGTGGGCAGCCGTAGCATTGCCAGCGTTCTTTTCTCTTGTGATCGGGTTTGCTTTTGGGGCCTTTTACTGGAAG AAGAAACAACCAAATCTTACAAGGACAGTTGAAAACAGACAGATTAATGAAGAGGATAATGAAATAAG TATGTtgcaagagaaagagagagagtttcAAGAAGTGTAA